Part of the Diceros bicornis minor isolate mBicDic1 chromosome 2, mDicBic1.mat.cur, whole genome shotgun sequence genome is shown below.
aaaataaagaacatttgCTTCCACCTGCTCTGTGCTAGGCCCTGTGCAAGGCTTCAGGGACACAGTGATGAGTGGAGCAGACAAGTCCCCAAGCAGTGACAACCTAGGGTGTCAGTGTCGTGGTAGGGGTGGGGTAGGTCCAGAGGAGGGACTGCTTCAGCTGATCTCTGAGTGAGAGAGGAGGAATAGGGAAGGGTTCAGGCAGGGGCACAGCATGTGCACAGTCCTGGGGGTAGCAGTGCTGGCTGTGCTTGAGGTCACGGAGCATGTTCAGGCTGGCTGGGAGGGAGACAAGGGGAAGAGATTGTCTGGGAGGTGATGTGTGTAGGTTGGAGCACTGGACCTCAGCTCTGACCCTCGCTGGCGCCAGGCTGAACTCAGGCCTCAGCTGGGGAATCACAGGGGGTCCCAGGAGTCTCAGAGGCCCAGCCCACAGGGTTATGCTCTGAACTCCTTCCCTGaagtacctaccatgtgccaggcctggTACAGGTTGCTGAGCACCTCACAGGGAACAAGACAGATGGGCCGGTGGCCAGCGCTGATGGCTGCAGGGCTGTGGGGGACATCCACAGGCGTTGAGTGGTGCCACCCAGGTGGGCTGCTATCCCTATACTCTCACCTGCCCTCTCCTACTTCTGCTTAACCCTGTCTGGAACACCTTTCCCACTCCCACTGCCCGTCCAACCCTgagcaggcccagagagggctggaCCTGGGCGTGGTGGGTGGGAGGTGGGTCTTGCCTGGCTCTTAGTCACAGGGACAGCCTTCCCCCACCCTCCTTGCAGTGGCCTAAATGCCTTTGTGAGGCCTCCCACAGGAGCTGTGGAATCACAGCCAAACACCTTGGGGGCCTCCAGGCCTCAGCGCTGCCCCTTCCAGAGGTCACGAGGCTCAGTGCCAGGGGAGCttgtgggtcctgaggcagggagGGGTGGACCCTATCAACCGCTGTCACCTCAGTGCTCAGGATACTTAAGGAGGGCGGGACAGAGCCACCTTCCAGGCTGCTTGCCACTCCTCCATCGTTCTGGTCTTCATTCCCCAGACATTAAGCAccactgtgtgcccagcactgttctgGGTGTGGGGATTCAGCAGTGAACACGGGCACTTCTCTCCCAGGGAGGTTTATGCCATGACTAGATCACCCGGGGTGGGAGGCGGATTGGAACGCTATAGCAAAAGGGGTATGCCAACCCCTCTTCTAGCAGTCTTCCAAGGCTGCCAGGGGGCAGCGGGTCCCTGGGGTGAGTCTACCTattggagagaagggagaagcTGGTGTGGAACCCATCATGAGGCTTCCAGGCTCGAGGCTCTCAGTAGGAGGCGGCGCGCAGTATGCAGGTCACAGCACATGCGTCATGGTCCCCCATGGCCCTTCCTGTTTTTCTGTTCTGTCCCTGTGTCTCTGAGGTCATTTCCCTCTGGTTCAGCTGCTGGTGGGAGCCAAGGGCTGGCCCCAGCAGCCCTGCCCCAGGAGCAAGACATCGGCACTGGGCAGTGGTTCAGAGTTGTGGACCAGCCCCCAGGGCACAGCAAGGATATTGAGGCAGGCAGCAGagctgggcccagggcccagcaTGGGCGGCGTTGATCCTTATTAAGGGAGCTGGTAATGAGGAGCCCCTGGGACCCCCGCCAAGCAGGTGTCCATGCCCTCCCCCTGAGGAGCCCAGATTTTATTGGGCACTGGGCAAAGAGCCCACTGGGCCTGGCAGGCCCCGACCTGTCTGGCCCCACATCAAGGGACACGCCAGGCTGCTCTGCCAGGTGCCATAATTGCACTGATTAGCATCCTGAATCCCTCACTGAAGGACCCCTCTTAACTCCCTTGCCTGCAGCTCCACCACCCTGGATCCTGTCCAAGGCTCAGACCTGGGTGCTGGGGCTTCACTGGCTGGCCACAGAGCTGCACCTCCTTCCAGGCTCATTCTGCAGGCAGGAGGCAAGGGATTCTAGTCTACGTTTCCTCATCTGAGCAGTGAATGTCATGCAGGCAAGGGTTCAAGAGGCAAGGACTGTGTCTGAGAGATGAGGGGACAAGAAGGAAAGGGACCTCGGCCGGCTGGCCTGGGGCCCAGGTAAGGAGGCCCCATGTTGGCCTCCActgaccctcccacccccacctccagctaCCTGAATGACCTGGAGCGCATTGCACAGAGTGACTATATCCCCACGCAGCAGGACGTGCTACGGACCCGCGTGAAGACCACGGGCATCGTGGAGACGCACTTCACCTTCAAGGACCTACACTTCAAGTGAGCGGGCATGTGGGCAGGGTGGAGGGGCAGCAACTGTCAGCCTTTGTATTGACAGAGGGAGGGACCCTCACTCCGGGGCCTGCCGATGGCTGTgttgggagggaggggctggtcCAGGTTCTCAATCCCACTCGGGTCTGAGGTTTCTCAAGGCTGTGTGGTTGCCAGCAGCTCACAGCCTCTGCTGACCCTGCCCCATGTGGCTGCAGCGTGCCCTGCTAACCAGCCCTGACCCTGCCGGTCCACAGGTGCCCTGGCCTAGAACCAGGGGTAAGGTGGACAAGCGTGGATGATTCCATGAAGGCAGCTGCCCGACTCTGAGTAGGCCTCTGTCCTCAGTCAGCCAACCTGTGAAATGGAGTAGAGACCTCCCAGGACCCCCTTCTCCTGAGCTAAAGCGACTCTGTGTCCACAGGATGTTTGATGTGGGTGGTCAGCGATCTGAGCGGAAGAAATGGATCCACTGCTTTGAGGGTGTCACAGCCATCATCTTCTGTGTAGCCTTGAGCGCCTATGACCTGGTGCTAGCCGAGGACGAGGAGATGGTAAGAGGCCGAGAGGCCGCGGTGGGGGGGATATAGGGGTGGAGTAGGCGGTGGCTGGTGCTGACCGCGCTGTCCCGCCCCTAGAACCGCATGCACGAGAGCATGAAGCTGTTTGACAGTATCTGCAACAACAAGTGGTTCACGGACACGTCTATCATCCTCTTCCTCAACAAGAAGGACCTGTTTGAGGAGAAGATCACACACAGCCCCCTGACCATCTGCTTCCCTGAGTACACAGGTGTGGGGACTGGGCCTCTGGGGAGGAGCCGGTGGTGACCAGCTGGCCCCCAGGCACCCCCTGCTGGACAGAAGGGTAACTGCGGACCCTCATGCAGGGGCTGGTGCCTCACAGGCTTATGTACTTGTGCCCTCACACATGGGCCTTCTTAACACATTCGGGTACATACCACTTGCATGTCACGTGGGTCTCCTCCTTCACACAGgtgcccctcttctctctctctttttttttttgtgaggaagatcagccctgagctaacatccatgccaatcttcctcttttttgctgagggagactggctctgagctaacatctattgccagtcctcctcctttttttttccctcaaagccccagcagatatttgtacaccatagttgcacatctttctagttgctgtatgtgggacgctgcctcagcatggctggagaagtggtgcgtcggtgcacgcctgggatccgaacccgggccgccaatagcagagcgcgcgcacttaaccgctaagccacagggccggcccccacaggTGCCCCTCTTTACACACTTAGACGTGCGTGTGCACTCACACATTGTTACCCTGTGCACGTGCGTGCACGCATTATAGGCTTGTCCATTCACGTGCACAGAGCTGTGCTGTACGTGTGTCACAGGCCTGTCTGCTGCACATGCAGCACAGGCCCTCACCACTTTGTCTCCCACAGGGGCCAACAAGTATGATGAGGCGGCCAGCTACATCCAGAGTAAGTTTGAGGACCTGAACAAGCGCAAGGACACCAAGGAAATCTACACACACTTCACGTGCGCCACCGACACCAAGAACGTGCAGTTCGTGTTTGACGCCGTCACCGACGTCATCATCAAGAACAACCTGAAGGACTGCGGCCTCTTCTGAGGGGCAGCGGGGCCTGGCAGGATGGTGAGCCAGAGCGGGGCCGGGCAGGGGGCTATAGAGGAACAAAGTGGGGGCGTTGAGCCCTGAGAAGGGACAGGGCTGGGtctggggagggtccaggtggGGGTGATGAGCCTGGGCCCAGTAGGAGACCAGAGGACAGGAGGGGAGCACAGGGTGGTGAGTCAGAGGGTGACTGACTGCAGGGCACTGAGCAGGTAGCGCAGGCAGGTCTGGGCTCTGTTCTGTCCACTGGTACAGACAGCAGAAGTGCCTGGCCATGAGCTAGGACAGAACTAGAGGGTTGTCCCAACCTTCCTTGGAGAAAACTCACTTCCTTACCCACCAGGCCATTGTCCTAGCCTGAGGAGGCTGGATGACAGAGGGAGGCCCAGCCACCTGCCACTCAGTATGACCTACTCTGCACTCATCCCTGCCGTCTTGCCCTTGGACCTATCTGAGGGTCCAGGCTGAGGCTGGCCCCACCGgccctgggggaggtggggaggactcTGCCAGTGCTATAGACTCCCCTCCCCGACGTAACCCAGCAACAGACACTGGCTCCTGTTTGGCCACTGTGTCCCTGGTAACAAGTAGGTGGGAAAAAGGAGAGGGTCATTGTCTAAGGAGGCGGGAGGAGAGACACACACTGGCTACCTCCCGACCCATGCCCTCACTGTCCCCCACCTCCAGGGCCACCGCTGACTctgctccccccagcccctgaggAAGATGGGGGCAAGAGGACTACGCTCCCCGCCTGTCCCCCCTGGCCGCTTTtcccctctttcctctctctgttcttggCTCCCCCGTCCCTTCCCTCAGCTCCAAAGACTTGGGGGAGGGGCTGCCACAGGCATCCCTGTTTGAAGCCCGCCCTTGTCCAGGGGCCAGAAATGGCCGTGGTACCCCCTCCTGGGCATCTGTTCTGGTTTTAACCGTTGTCTTGTTttgtgatgggggaggggagcacaagCTGAGTCTCCCAAGGCCTGTGTCTGGACGGGAACCCACTGCTCCAGCCTGGAGCCCTGGCTTCACCCAAcaccagcccctgacccagcccGAGTCCAAATGTTTACAgggagcctcctgcccaccccacccccc
Proteins encoded:
- the GNAI2 gene encoding guanine nucleotide-binding protein G(i) subunit alpha-2, which gives rise to MGCTVSAEDKAAAERSKMIDKNLREDGEKAAREVKLLLLGAGESGKSTIVKQMKIIHEDGYSEEECRQYRAVVYSNTIQSIMAIVKAMGNLQIDFADPSRADDARQLFALSCTAEEQGVLPEDLSGVIRRLWADHGVQACFGRSREYQLNDSAAYYLNDLERIAQSDYIPTQQDVLRTRVKTTGIVETHFTFKDLHFKMFDVGGQRSERKKWIHCFEGVTAIIFCVALSAYDLVLAEDEEMNRMHESMKLFDSICNNKWFTDTSIILFLNKKDLFEEKITHSPLTICFPEYTGANKYDEAASYIQSKFEDLNKRKDTKEIYTHFTCATDTKNVQFVFDAVTDVIIKNNLKDCGLF